Part of the Henriciella sp. AS95 genome, TCCGATGTTTGCCGATAAGCATAAGGTTCGAATTACGGTTGATCTTGACCGCAGTCGGGTAACGCGATGGATGCGTTGGGCAAAGTCGAATGTCGAACCGTCAGCGATGACAGCACTGATTGCATCGGGTGGTGGCACGGCAAAGGCGCGGACTTGGTATTTTGCCAATAGGCCGATTTGCCCAACAGAATTTGAAGATGTGGAGGTTCGTCAAGATGGCCGATGGGTTGATATCCTCGACTACGAAGGGCCTTTGACAGAAACGATCACCGACAAAGTTCTGATGGATGGATACGCACATTGGGGTCGCCGTTTGTTGACAGGGCTGCCCAAGGAATTGGGTGCGCGTTTGGAAAACCTGATCGAACATCAGGACTACATCGAACCAATTCAAAGCCGATGCTGCGGAAGAAGCGACATGGCCAGAGGCGGCTCGTCGGTCTGACCCGCAAGCACGTGCCGCACTGGAAGACCTATTGGGCCGTGGCATCCGCAAAGGTGATACCGTCGTCTGCACCCGTCTGGATAGATTGGCCCGTTCCACCCGTGATCTGTTGCAAATTACCGAGACGTTGGAGCAGAAGGGTGTGGACCTAAAGGTGCTGGAACAGCCCATCGATACCAGCAATCCTACGGGAAAATTATTCTTCACCATACTCGGTGCGTTTGGAGAGTTCGAGGCCGGTATCCGTGCAGAACGGCAACGCGAAGGCATCGATGCGGCCTTGGCCAAGGGGGCTGATAGTCCGTTCAAAGGGCGACCGCCAACGATTGATCGGATAGCGGTTCGTCAATTGCATGATGATGGAATGCCCCCGACAACTATTGCCAATAATCTTGGGATCGCCCGTTCATCAGTTTATCGATACTTGCAAACGAAGAGTGAGTGATCAACCTTTAGGTGGAACACCTAATACATTCGATTGGAATTTTCTTGCGGCCTATTTCACCAAGACGTTTTGATGCGTTGTGCTATGTCAGGGCACCCTACATGACGATGATGGCCGCTGAAGTCCGTCATTATGAAACGCCTGAAAAGTCTAACCTCGCCATCGTTGTTTTTGATAAGACTGATAGTGATTTCGGATACATAATACTTGGCCGCGATGCTCGGAAGATTTTTAGGTGTCTTGAGGTTGGAAACGAGTTCTATGCATCTGCGGACGCGGCTGAAGAGGCGTTGCGTGAAGCAATCAAACCTTACGAAGCAGACGGTATTTCAGAGTACCCTCAGGGTGATGAGGTTAAGCCGATCCTGGACATCTTTGCTCCTATAGTGGCTGACGACAAGCAACATGACTACTTCAAGGTTCTTTCATCCAATGAGATGCGTTCTGCGGCACGTAACCTCATCCAAGAAATAGCGTATTCATTCGTTGACGTTGACGGGAATTACATCGAACAGTTTCAAACAACTGGCTTCGACCAACGGCTTTGGGAACTATTTCTATATGTTTTGTTCCACAAGGAGGGCTTTGAATTTGACAACACCAAGCCTGCCCCTGACTTCTCACTCTCCAGGTTTGGGATGCCTGTTTTCGTAGAAGCTGTAACCGTAGGCCAAAATCCTGATTTCGATGTTCCCGCTGACACCGCAGCCCAAATTGCAGAGTTGTCTCAGAACTACATGCCGATCAAATTTGGTAGCCCGCTCTTCAGCAAACTCAACAGAAAGAACAAGTATTGGGACCTACCACACGTCGCAGGTCACCCATTTGTTCTAGCAATTCACGACTACCACGGCCTTGCGACTTCGGACACGCCTGGTTCGATGACATGGTCACGTGCTGGTTTGGTAAATTATCTGTATGGTGTACGTGATGACGTTATCATTGAAGGCGAAACCGTAAGGCCGCGAATGGTTGTGGGGAAGTATGGCCTCGAACCTGCCATCAAGATTACAACTGAGCATACTTATGGTGACAAGACGATACCCAGCCGCTTCTTTGGTTTGCCAGATGCTGAAAATGTCAGTGCAGTATTATTCTCCAACGGGGCGACCCTGACTACTTTCGGTCGGATGGGGAAAATTGCTGGGCTAGGAGATCACGACGTAAAGATGCTTCGCATGGGCATGTGGGTAAGCGATGAGATGGGGACCACACAATCCTTCGCGACAGATGTCGATGCTGACGATTATGATGAGGCATGGGGCGATACAGTGACAATGTTTCATAACCCGTGGGCAAAAAATCCAGTTCCTGACGAACTATTCCCAAACATCAGTCACGCAATTCTTGATCCATTGACAAATCAAGTACGGTATCGGTTCACTCCGAAGCATGTATTAACATCGATGACGACTGTGATTGTGCCGACAAATGACGACAAAACGGACGACTAGAAGTCCCTATGCCGCAGTTGGAAACTCATCCCACGTACGTCCATCGAGCGTTCGGCCAGTTCGCTTCTTGTTGATCCCACCCCATTGCTTGAAATGGAAAGCCACCTCGGCTGCGATACATTGGTCGCGAATTGATCTAACCCACTGTGGGTCCATAGGTCGTGAGCCAGGGCCGCTCTCTCCGCCTGCGATGGCCCAATTGATCCCATCAAGATTCAGACGCCCAAGATCGCCGATCAAAGGTTCTAAGCTAAGGAATTTTACCGCTGCACCAGTCTTCCGTAGATTGTCGATGCGATAGGTGTAATCGGCGTTTTCAACGCTGACCCCCATCCATACATTCGCAGGCCACTCAAGCTTATCGGAAAGTTCGAGCAGGCGAGAGGACCTCTTGGTCAACACCTGAAACGTATGCTGACTGCATTCGTCCATCACTTCAAAAACGCGTCTAATGAAATCAAGTGGCACTGCGTCTTGAAAGAGATCAGACATCGAATTGACGAATATCATTCGTCCAGACTTCCAGCCGTATGGCACCCGCAAAGAATGGTCGTCTAAGCTCACATTGCCATTCCACTTGGAACGCCCGCCACTGCGTCGCGTCAGGCCAGTGTACTTTGGTTGACCCATCGCCTCCAACCGTGCAGCCATCCTCATGGCATAACAGTTGGTGCAACCTGGAGAGATGATTGTGCAACCCGCAACTGGGTTCCAGGTCGCTTCAGTCCATTCAATCCGTGATCCATTCGCCATCAGGTAGTCTCCTCTGGGAAAATGGCCTGTATGTGATTTGCGAAGGTGCCGCTTCGCCGCCCTTTGCCCTTCGAATTGAAGGTGTCGATCTTTCCTTCATCTGCGAGTTTTCCGAGAACCTCTTTGTAGTTCTTCGATAGAAATGGTCTGTTCACGCTATGTTGGCGATAGATGTCTTCCATCGAAACTCGCTGACCAGCATACTCCGTAAGTAACATACCTTCCAAATCATCTAGTGGTCGAGTCAGTTCAAATAAGAGCGGCATCGACTCGTCGGCTGGAGTGTATGCGAAGGAAGGAACGCCCTGATCTGCGGTTGTACTCGCTTTCGCCATTATGCTTTTCATCACATCATAGCCCTTGAAGTCCTTGGATACGAAGACGAGGTGATGCGTTAACCTGCCACCTTCGTTCCTGAACCTGAACGGTAGAACGTATTCGCCACCCATTTCATGTAGGGCTTCCGACATAGCCTCTAGAACCATCTCTTCACGCAAGTGAGGCTTAGCCCCCGCCACTTTTGCCCTAAGTCGATCCGCGCTCTCTTCACCGAATAGTGCATCCATATGCGCCTTAACTGCTGGGTTCGTAAGCCCTGCATTTATTCGGTTATAGTTGAAAAAGAAGACGCAATCACATCCCCAGTCTTTGATCACGCCATTCACAAGTTGAAGGGATAGCCCCTTATATCCAAAGGGATCGAGGAATGTGAATGTTGGAACTCTTCGCGTTTTTCCAAAGTAGTCGGCTGCGTCTTCACCAACGGTGTTTTGGTTGACGGTCGGTTTATGTGCCAGACGTTCGATACCTGGGAGGTTGGCAATTTCGGTTGCCAATGTCTGTGTGTTGTTCTCGTCTTGGTCATTGAACATAGTAACGAGAGCAGCGGCCACACTGGGTGTTTCAAGGGCTTTTTCGATTACTAACAAAGGTGTAGATGCTGCACCGTCTCGGTAGCGTCCTGGACCTGCATAAAGATCGACGTATGCAATTTTACCGCCGTGATATCGTTGTGCCATCGGAAGAATGATCTTTGACCATGCGTCAAAGTACTTTTGAACTATCGTTGCTTTTACTGTGGAAGGTTCAGTTCGTTCTTCGAAAAAAGCCGCACTCATTTAAACATCGCCTCTGGAACGGAAAATGGATTTTGTTATCCCTAGTATTAGAACATAGTGAGAACACGATCAATGGTTTGTTAAGTGCGATGGTCCCCAGCCCTGCTGCTGGTTACCTCACTGAGCAACTTTGGCCGCTTTCATTGCCGAAGTGATGTTCAAAGATTTATGCTAAGCTTTTCCTTATTTGATATTTTACCGCCAGTGATAAATCCCAGACTTTTGCTGCCCTTGGGTCTTTTTTTACTGCCAGTGATAAATCTTAGTGACAGCCACGGAAAAATGCCGTAATTTATCCTACATGATAAGGAATCCACGATGAACCTTGATCCAGACACCCAACGTTGGACGGAGCACATCGGCCAAAAGATACGGGAACTTCGGAAGGCTGAGGGCCTTACTCTTGACGGTCTTTCACGCATTTCGGGTGCAACTGTTCCTACGTTGTCTCATATCGAACGTGGTACGCGGGATGTGAAGCTATCGACGCTAATCGGGCTGGCAAGAGCATTA contains:
- a CDS encoding three-Cys-motif partner protein TcmP, whose translation is MSAAFFEERTEPSTVKATIVQKYFDAWSKIILPMAQRYHGGKIAYVDLYAGPGRYRDGAASTPLLVIEKALETPSVAAALVTMFNDQDENNTQTLATEIANLPGIERLAHKPTVNQNTVGEDAADYFGKTRRVPTFTFLDPFGYKGLSLQLVNGVIKDWGCDCVFFFNYNRINAGLTNPAVKAHMDALFGEESADRLRAKVAGAKPHLREEMVLEAMSEALHEMGGEYVLPFRFRNEGGRLTHHLVFVSKDFKGYDVMKSIMAKASTTADQGVPSFAYTPADESMPLLFELTRPLDDLEGMLLTEYAGQRVSMEDIYRQHSVNRPFLSKNYKEVLGKLADEGKIDTFNSKGKGRRSGTFANHIQAIFPEETT
- a CDS encoding recombinase family protein, translating into MEDLLGRGIRKGDTVVCTRLDRLARSTRDLLQITETLEQKGVDLKVLEQPIDTSNPTGKLFFTILGAFGEFEAGIRAERQREGIDAALAKGADSPFKGRPPTIDRIAVRQLHDDGMPPTTIANNLGIARSSVYRYLQTKSE
- a CDS encoding helix-turn-helix transcriptional regulator, with translation MNLDPDTQRWTEHIGQKIRELRKAEGLTLDGLSRISGATVPTLSHIERGTRDVKLSTLIGLARALRVRLPDLLVPSGQTAAERSTPSIDGYDLDDD
- a CDS encoding phage Gp37/Gp68 family protein; the encoded protein is MANGSRIEWTEATWNPVAGCTIISPGCTNCYAMRMAARLEAMGQPKYTGLTRRSGGRSKWNGNVSLDDHSLRVPYGWKSGRMIFVNSMSDLFQDAVPLDFIRRVFEVMDECSQHTFQVLTKRSSRLLELSDKLEWPANVWMGVSVENADYTYRIDNLRKTGAAVKFLSLEPLIGDLGRLNLDGINWAIAGGESGPGSRPMDPQWVRSIRDQCIAAEVAFHFKQWGGINKKRTGRTLDGRTWDEFPTAA